In Phaeobacter porticola, one DNA window encodes the following:
- a CDS encoding TRAP transporter large permease has product MPYELIAIVMFAGMMLMLMTGQRVFGAIGFVGALAGMLLWGTGGSEIPFSAAMKLMKWYPLLTLPMFIFMGYVLSESKIADDLYRMFHVWMGPVKGGLAIGTIGLMVLVSAMNGLSVAGMAIGATIALPELLRRGYDKTLVTGTIQAGSSLGILVPPSVVLVLYAMIARQPVGQLWLAGVVPGLLMAAMFIIYIYLRARMQPHLGPAMSPEDLAEYDRISDHPLRLNYVVLGLLVLVPLSVKLGLIEAKPAMGVALIGAVLAFVTRGIPALYHDVFMKEKYRLLFSGVLPLAIFATMMIPFVNGWTSLVESSAIGAMTAFVAAALKGRMNKVVFETSVRSTLGISCMFMWIILAALGFGAIFDGLGAVKAIEDLFTTQLGLSPWMILILMQLSFIVMGTFLDDTAMLVIVAPLYVPLVGALGFDLIWYGVLYTITTQIAYMTPPFGYNLFLMRAMAPPEIGLKDIYVSIIPFAAVMVVALVLVMIFPQIALWLPEYVYGK; this is encoded by the coding sequence ATGCCCTATGAACTCATCGCTATTGTGATGTTTGCCGGCATGATGCTGATGCTGATGACCGGCCAGCGCGTGTTTGGTGCCATCGGATTTGTCGGTGCCCTTGCGGGCATGCTTCTGTGGGGCACCGGCGGCAGTGAAATCCCCTTCTCCGCTGCCATGAAGCTGATGAAATGGTATCCGCTGCTGACGCTGCCAATGTTCATTTTCATGGGCTATGTGCTGTCTGAATCGAAGATCGCCGATGATCTCTACCGGATGTTTCACGTGTGGATGGGCCCGGTCAAAGGCGGACTTGCAATTGGCACAATCGGCCTGATGGTCCTGGTCTCTGCGATGAACGGCCTTTCGGTTGCCGGTATGGCCATCGGTGCCACCATCGCCCTGCCCGAATTACTGCGCCGCGGGTACGATAAGACGCTGGTCACCGGCACCATTCAGGCGGGGTCTTCGCTGGGTATCCTGGTGCCGCCGTCGGTGGTTCTGGTGCTATATGCGATGATCGCACGCCAGCCGGTGGGGCAGCTGTGGCTTGCCGGTGTGGTGCCGGGCTTGCTGATGGCCGCGATGTTCATCATCTACATCTATCTGCGCGCCCGGATGCAGCCGCACCTCGGCCCGGCGATGAGCCCAGAAGATCTGGCCGAATATGACCGTATTAGCGACCATCCGCTACGCCTGAACTATGTGGTTTTAGGATTATTGGTGTTGGTGCCGCTGTCGGTGAAACTTGGGCTGATCGAGGCTAAACCGGCGATGGGCGTCGCTCTGATCGGTGCTGTTCTGGCCTTTGTCACGCGCGGCATACCGGCGCTTTATCATGACGTCTTCATGAAGGAGAAATACCGGCTGCTGTTCTCTGGCGTGCTGCCGTTGGCGATCTTTGCCACCATGATGATACCCTTCGTGAATGGCTGGACCTCGCTTGTCGAAAGCTCGGCCATCGGGGCGATGACCGCCTTTGTCGCCGCCGCTCTGAAGGGGCGCATGAACAAGGTGGTCTTTGAAACCTCCGTCCGCTCAACCCTTGGGATTTCCTGCATGTTCATGTGGATCATCCTGGCGGCACTTGGCTTTGGCGCGATCTTTGATGGCCTGGGCGCGGTGAAGGCGATCGAGGATCTGTTCACCACACAGCTGGGCCTGTCGCCTTGGATGATTCTGATCCTGATGCAGTTGAGCTTCATCGTGATGGGCACGTTCTTGGATGACACCGCCATGCTCGTCATCGTGGCGCCGCTTTATGTCCCGCTGGTCGGTGCGTTGGGGTTCGATCTGATCTGGTACGGCGTGCTCTATACCATCACGACCCAGATCGCCTATATGACGCCGCCTTTTGGCTACAATCTGTTCCTGATGCGGGCCATGGCACCGCCGGAAATCGGGCTGAAAGACATCTATGTTTCGATCATCCCCTTTGCCGCCGTCATGGTCGTGGCTCTGGTCCTGGTGATGATCTTTCCGCAGATCGCGCTGTGGCTGCCGGAATATGTTTACGGAAAATAA
- a CDS encoding iron-containing alcohol dehydrogenase, whose product MTLVGNWSYPTAIKFGAGRIKELAEACATAGIKKPLLVTDKGLANLPVTQSTLDIMEAAGLGRGIFSDVDPNPNEKNLEAGVEAYKAGGHDGVIAFGGGSGLDLGKMVAFMCGQNRPVWDFEDIGDWWTRADADAIAPIIAVPTTAGTGSEVGRASVITDSITHQKKIIFHPKVLPTVVICDPELTVGMPKFITAGTGLDAFAHCVEAFSSPHYHPMSQGIALEGMRLVKDYLPRAYADGTDIEARAQMMSAAAMGATAFQKGLGAIHAMSHPIGALFNTHHGTTNAVCMPAVLAFNAPEIADRFKTAADYLGIDGGFEGVCAYVQELNDSLGIPRGLSQLGVTEAAIPELVKGALIDPSCGGNPVVLDQENLTKLFKDAM is encoded by the coding sequence ATGACTCTCGTTGGAAACTGGTCTTATCCAACCGCAATCAAATTCGGCGCTGGTCGGATCAAGGAACTGGCCGAGGCCTGCGCCACGGCTGGTATCAAAAAACCGCTGCTGGTCACTGATAAAGGGTTGGCCAATCTGCCTGTCACCCAATCCACGCTCGATATCATGGAAGCCGCAGGCCTTGGCCGCGGTATCTTCTCTGACGTTGACCCCAACCCGAATGAGAAAAATCTGGAGGCCGGTGTCGAGGCCTACAAGGCTGGCGGGCACGATGGCGTGATCGCATTCGGCGGCGGTTCGGGCCTTGATCTCGGCAAAATGGTTGCTTTCATGTGCGGGCAGAACCGCCCAGTCTGGGATTTTGAGGACATTGGCGACTGGTGGACACGTGCCGACGCTGACGCCATCGCGCCGATCATCGCTGTGCCGACCACGGCTGGCACCGGCTCCGAAGTGGGCCGCGCTTCCGTGATCACGGACAGCATCACCCATCAAAAGAAGATCATCTTTCACCCGAAGGTCCTGCCCACCGTGGTGATTTGTGATCCTGAGCTGACCGTGGGGATGCCCAAGTTCATCACCGCAGGCACTGGGCTGGATGCTTTTGCCCATTGCGTCGAGGCCTTCAGCAGCCCGCATTATCACCCGATGTCCCAGGGCATCGCGCTGGAAGGCATGCGTTTGGTCAAGGATTACCTGCCACGCGCCTATGCCGATGGCACCGACATTGAGGCCCGCGCCCAGATGATGTCCGCCGCCGCCATGGGGGCCACCGCATTCCAGAAAGGGCTGGGCGCGATCCACGCCATGAGCCACCCGATCGGGGCGCTCTTCAACACCCACCACGGCACAACCAACGCCGTCTGCATGCCCGCGGTGCTGGCCTTCAACGCGCCAGAGATCGCCGACCGCTTCAAGACCGCAGCAGATTATCTGGGCATCGACGGCGGCTTTGAGGGCGTCTGCGCCTATGTGCAGGAGCTGAACGACAGCCTCGGCATCCCACGCGGTCTCTCCCAGTTGGGTGTCACCGAAGCCGCCATTCCCGAACTTGTCAAAGGCGCCCTCATCGACCCATCCTGCGGCGGAAATCCCGTGGTTCTCGACCAAGAAAACCTAACCAAACTGTTCAAGGATGCCATGTGA
- a CDS encoding N-formylglutamate amidohydrolase has product MSLSDSNAPSTAASDLPNRAVEIWNADGTGNVLVLCEHASNHIPARYDGLGLSADDRASHAAWDPGALAVAKGLSAALDSPLVASRVSRLVYDCNRPPEAPSAMPAKSELIDVPGNCNLDAAMREERVRSVYLPFCDAVAKVISDRKAAGRETVLVTIHSFTPVYYGTSRSVEIGILHDDDSRLADAMLNAASALPHRQIDRNEPYGPQDGVTHSLVLHGQNNRLANVMIEVRNDLLQTPEQEAAMTEELLSLLRPALQDIAAKGGIHA; this is encoded by the coding sequence ATGTCACTGAGCGATTCCAACGCTCCATCTACCGCCGCATCAGACCTGCCCAACCGGGCGGTGGAGATCTGGAATGCCGACGGGACCGGAAATGTGCTGGTGCTGTGCGAACATGCCAGCAACCACATCCCGGCGCGGTATGATGGGCTTGGCCTGTCAGCTGACGACCGCGCCAGCCATGCAGCTTGGGATCCTGGCGCTTTGGCCGTGGCCAAAGGGCTATCGGCGGCGCTTGATTCCCCATTGGTGGCAAGCCGGGTGTCGCGACTGGTCTATGACTGTAACCGCCCACCTGAAGCCCCCAGCGCCATGCCTGCCAAATCCGAGCTGATCGACGTGCCTGGCAATTGCAACCTTGATGCTGCGATGCGTGAAGAACGGGTGCGATCGGTCTATCTTCCGTTTTGCGACGCAGTGGCAAAGGTGATTTCAGACCGCAAGGCGGCAGGTCGCGAGACGGTGCTGGTGACCATTCACAGTTTTACACCTGTCTACTATGGCACGTCCCGCAGCGTCGAAATCGGTATTCTACACGATGATGATAGCCGGTTGGCTGACGCGATGCTGAACGCTGCCTCAGCCCTGCCGCACCGGCAAATCGACCGCAACGAACCCTATGGCCCGCAAGACGGGGTGACCCATTCTCTGGTGCTGCATGGGCAGAACAATCGCCTGGCCAATGTGATGATCGAGGTCCGCAACGATCTGTTACAGACCCCGGAGCAGGAGGCTGCCATGACCGAAGAGCTGTTGAGCCTCTTGCGACCTGCATTGCAGGACATCGCCGCGAAAGGGGGCATTCATGCCTAA
- the tmpB gene encoding HD domain-containing protein — MTSSQPQPAATHVPPDTLDRETIVAFLGSIFDRRGGEEYLGEPVTMGEHMLQGATIAEQNGQPEEIIVGALLHDIGHFTSEFGTYHPDDTEDRHHEDAGAEVLERFFPSVITDCCRYHVAAKRYLCATKPEYFKRLSPASVHTLELQGGQMNAEEVAAFEANPNLKEIIAVRYLDEAGKREGMETPDFWHFAPMVQRMVDRHCGMCD, encoded by the coding sequence ATGACCAGCAGCCAGCCACAGCCAGCAGCCACGCACGTCCCGCCAGACACGCTGGACCGGGAAACAATTGTCGCCTTCCTCGGATCTATTTTTGATCGGCGGGGCGGAGAGGAATATCTGGGCGAGCCGGTGACGATGGGCGAACATATGCTGCAGGGCGCCACCATCGCAGAGCAGAACGGCCAGCCAGAAGAGATCATCGTGGGCGCGCTGCTGCATGATATCGGCCATTTCACGTCCGAGTTTGGCACCTACCATCCCGATGATACCGAGGATCGACATCATGAGGACGCCGGGGCCGAGGTGCTGGAGCGGTTCTTTCCCAGCGTGATCACTGATTGTTGTCGCTATCATGTCGCAGCCAAGCGGTATCTCTGCGCGACGAAACCTGAGTATTTCAAACGGCTTTCCCCGGCGTCCGTCCATACGCTGGAGCTGCAGGGCGGGCAGATGAACGCGGAGGAAGTCGCAGCGTTTGAGGCCAATCCAAACCTGAAAGAGATCATCGCAGTGCGCTATCTTGATGAGGCGGGTAAGCGTGAAGGGATGGAAACCCCTGATTTCTGGCATTTTGCCCCAATGGTGCAGCGCATGGTCGACCGTCACTGTGGCATGTGTGATTGA
- the tmpA gene encoding TauD/TfdA family dioxygenase has product MPSVTVAPAGDYLSLSLGASRLRFHAIWLRDNAPDPETRAEANGQRLIALRDIPAETIIAEASLGGGGLWLRFMPENKTVTYDLNWLQNHAYDRDITADPGWLSGGVETWDAALMVSVPTGDFAALEAGGTALDDWLGAMTRYGFGKIVNGPVEDGALFRVVDLFGHVRETNYGRHFEVRTEVNPTNLAFTGLGLQAHTDNPYRDPVPTIQVLYCLESSAAGGENMVVDGFAAALRLKAENEAYFNVLAEHCARFEYAGEANVCLTSRRPMIELAPDGELIGVRFNNRSLAAVQDVPFEKMALYYAAYRRLGEIIDDTAMEVTFRLNPGEAFVVDNTRVLHARKGYSGEGTRWLQGCYADKDGLRSAYDARRRQALVEAAE; this is encoded by the coding sequence ATGCCGTCTGTTACTGTCGCTCCTGCGGGCGATTACCTCAGCCTGTCTCTTGGCGCATCGCGATTGCGCTTCCACGCAATTTGGCTGCGTGACAATGCGCCCGATCCCGAAACCCGTGCAGAGGCCAACGGCCAGCGCCTGATCGCACTGCGCGATATCCCGGCTGAGACAATAATCGCCGAGGCGAGTTTGGGCGGCGGGGGCCTTTGGCTGCGGTTTATGCCGGAGAACAAGACCGTGACTTATGATCTGAACTGGCTTCAGAACCACGCCTACGATCGTGATATTACTGCGGATCCGGGCTGGCTGTCTGGCGGGGTAGAGACTTGGGACGCCGCCCTGATGGTGTCCGTGCCGACGGGGGATTTCGCGGCTCTTGAGGCAGGCGGCACCGCGCTGGACGATTGGTTGGGCGCGATGACACGTTACGGGTTTGGCAAGATCGTCAATGGCCCGGTTGAAGATGGCGCTTTGTTCCGCGTGGTCGATCTGTTCGGACATGTCCGCGAGACCAACTACGGGCGCCATTTTGAGGTGCGTACCGAAGTGAACCCGACCAACCTCGCCTTCACTGGTCTGGGCTTGCAGGCGCATACCGACAATCCTTATCGCGATCCGGTGCCAACCATTCAGGTGCTCTACTGCCTCGAAAGCTCCGCTGCCGGGGGTGAAAACATGGTGGTGGACGGCTTTGCCGCCGCGCTGCGCCTCAAGGCCGAGAATGAGGCCTATTTCAACGTTCTTGCAGAGCATTGCGCGCGGTTTGAATACGCGGGTGAGGCGAACGTCTGCCTGACCTCGCGCCGTCCGATGATCGAACTGGCCCCCGATGGGGAGCTGATCGGGGTGCGTTTCAACAACCGGTCACTGGCGGCGGTGCAGGATGTCCCGTTTGAAAAAATGGCGCTTTATTATGCAGCCTATCGCCGCTTGGGTGAGATTATTGACGATACTGCGATGGAAGTGACCTTCCGCTTAAACCCCGGCGAGGCCTTTGTAGTGGACAACACCCGCGTCTTGCACGCGCGTAAGGGCTACTCGGGTGAGGGGACGCGGTGGCTGCAGGGCTGTTATGCTGACAAGGATGGGCTGCGCTCTGCTTATGACGCGCGGCGACGTCAGGCGCTGGTGGAGGCGGCAGAATGA
- a CDS encoding TRAP transporter substrate-binding protein — translation MTTRRKFIQTAGVGAIAAPLATPALAQSKITWRMQTYAGAALAEHVVKPAIDMFNKIAGDRMQIELYYADQLVPTGELFRAMQRGTIDAVQSDDDSMASPTDVTVFGGYFPFASRYSLDVPVLFNQYGLNEIWDEEYSKVGVKHISAGAWDPCHFATKDPIRSLADLKGKRVFTFPTAGRFLSQFGVVPVTLPWEDIEVAMQTGELDGIAWSGITEDYTVGWADVTNYFLTNNISGAWAGSFFANQGRWNELPEDLQTLFRVCCDQSHYYRQWWYWGGEADLRVNGPKMELTTIPDEEWATVEDAAHKFWDEVAAESPTKARVVEIIKKYNADMQKAGRPYRYG, via the coding sequence ATGACAACAAGACGTAAGTTTATTCAGACCGCCGGCGTCGGCGCCATTGCGGCCCCACTGGCAACACCAGCTCTGGCCCAGTCCAAGATCACATGGCGTATGCAGACCTATGCCGGTGCGGCGCTGGCGGAACATGTGGTGAAACCCGCCATCGACATGTTCAACAAGATCGCAGGCGACCGCATGCAGATCGAGTTGTACTATGCCGACCAGCTGGTCCCGACCGGTGAGCTGTTCCGCGCCATGCAGCGTGGCACCATTGATGCGGTGCAGTCCGATGATGACTCCATGGCCTCGCCCACCGATGTCACCGTCTTTGGCGGCTACTTCCCCTTTGCCTCGCGCTACTCGCTCGATGTGCCAGTGCTGTTCAACCAATACGGCCTGAACGAGATCTGGGATGAAGAATATTCCAAAGTCGGCGTCAAACACATCTCTGCTGGCGCATGGGATCCCTGCCATTTTGCCACCAAAGATCCGATCCGCAGTCTGGCAGATCTGAAAGGTAAGCGTGTCTTCACCTTCCCGACAGCCGGTCGCTTCCTAAGCCAATTCGGCGTCGTGCCGGTGACCCTGCCGTGGGAAGACATCGAAGTCGCCATGCAGACCGGTGAACTTGATGGGATCGCATGGTCAGGCATCACCGAGGATTACACAGTCGGCTGGGCTGATGTGACCAACTACTTCTTGACCAACAATATTTCGGGTGCATGGGCTGGGTCCTTCTTTGCCAATCAGGGCCGTTGGAACGAGCTGCCAGAAGATCTGCAAACGCTGTTCCGTGTCTGCTGTGACCAGTCGCACTACTACCGTCAGTGGTGGTATTGGGGCGGCGAGGCAGACCTGCGCGTCAACGGTCCGAAGATGGAGCTGACCACAATTCCCGATGAAGAATGGGCCACCGTTGAGGATGCCGCCCATAAATTCTGGGATGAGGTCGCAGCCGAGAGCCCGACCAAGGCGCGTGTTGTCGAAATTATCAAGAAGTACAACGCAGACATGCAGAAAGCAGGCCGCCCCTACCGCTACGGCTAA
- a CDS encoding TRAP transporter small permease subunit: MPNVIKGYVRAIDAMNRLIGRFAMYLIFVLVGVLLWSSISKTFFNPSLWTLETAQFVMVAYYILGGPYSIQMGSNVRMDLFYGSWSLKTKAWVDAFTVLFLMFYLGVLFYGAVSSTAYSLGYFGLEPFQFFGDLLKTLVTDGLDAASTKLGYLERSSTAWRPFMWPIKTILCFGVFLMLLQCLAELFRDLGRLRGDDF; encoded by the coding sequence ATGCCTAATGTCATCAAAGGATATGTCCGCGCGATTGACGCAATGAACCGCCTGATCGGGCGGTTTGCAATGTATCTGATCTTTGTGCTCGTGGGCGTGCTTCTGTGGTCCTCGATCTCCAAGACCTTTTTCAATCCGTCACTCTGGACGCTGGAAACCGCGCAGTTTGTGATGGTGGCCTACTACATCCTTGGCGGGCCCTACTCGATCCAGATGGGCAGCAACGTCCGCATGGATCTGTTCTACGGGTCCTGGTCGCTGAAGACCAAAGCCTGGGTCGATGCCTTCACCGTCCTGTTCCTGATGTTCTATCTCGGTGTGCTGTTCTACGGCGCGGTCAGCTCCACCGCCTATTCGCTGGGCTATTTCGGGCTTGAGCCGTTCCAGTTTTTCGGCGACTTGCTGAAAACCCTGGTGACTGATGGCCTTGACGCGGCCAGTACTAAACTTGGCTATCTGGAACGCAGTTCCACCGCCTGGCGCCCGTTCATGTGGCCCATCAAAACCATCCTCTGTTTCGGCGTCTTTTTGATGCTGCTGCAATGCCTTGCTGAATTGTTCCGTGATCTCGGACGCCTTCGCGGAGACGACTTCTAA
- a CDS encoding glutamine synthetase family protein: MLSFDTLKDQVADGTVDTVLVCLVDMQGRLMGKRFHAKHFVNGAWEETHCCNYLLATDLEMATPDGYASTSWENGYGDYVMKPDLETLRPVPWLEGTVMVLCDVLDHNTHKEVPHSPRSILKRQIARLTEMGFDAMMATELEFFLFEKSFDEVRKSGFRDLAPISGYNEDYNIMQTTREEHVMRPIRNHLYDAGLPIENSKGEAETGQEELNIKYAPALDTADYHTIAKHAIKEIAHQKGHAATFLPKWHRDKVGSSSHVHQSLWKDGKPAFYDETDELGMSELMRHYMAGMLKYAPDYTYFLAPYINSYKRFMKGSFAPTRIIWSVDNRTAGFRLCGVGSKAIRVECRVGGSDLNPYLAMAAQLAAGIAGIEEKLELAPPTIGDAYKGDTGMIPATLRESRDALHQSKLLRNAFGDAVVDHYARAAEVEIEDFERAVTDYEIARGFERA; this comes from the coding sequence ATGCTCTCCTTCGATACGCTCAAAGACCAAGTTGCCGACGGCACAGTTGATACAGTTCTTGTGTGCCTTGTGGACATGCAGGGGCGCCTTATGGGCAAACGCTTTCACGCCAAGCATTTTGTGAATGGCGCATGGGAAGAAACCCATTGCTGCAACTACCTTCTCGCCACCGACCTGGAAATGGCGACGCCGGACGGCTACGCCTCGACCAGCTGGGAAAACGGCTATGGCGATTACGTCATGAAGCCCGATCTTGAGACGCTGCGCCCTGTGCCCTGGCTGGAGGGCACGGTCATGGTGCTCTGCGATGTACTGGACCACAACACCCACAAAGAGGTGCCCCATTCGCCGCGCTCCATCCTGAAGCGCCAGATCGCCCGCCTGACCGAAATGGGCTTTGATGCGATGATGGCCACAGAGCTGGAGTTCTTTCTCTTTGAAAAGAGCTTTGACGAGGTGCGTAAATCTGGCTTCCGCGATTTGGCCCCGATTTCTGGCTACAACGAAGACTACAACATTATGCAGACCACCCGCGAAGAGCATGTGATGCGGCCGATCCGCAACCATCTCTATGACGCTGGCCTGCCGATCGAAAATTCCAAAGGCGAGGCAGAAACAGGTCAGGAAGAGCTGAACATCAAATATGCCCCAGCGCTGGATACGGCCGATTATCATACGATTGCCAAACATGCGATCAAAGAGATCGCGCATCAGAAAGGCCATGCCGCAACATTCCTGCCCAAGTGGCACCGCGACAAGGTCGGCTCTTCCAGCCACGTGCATCAGTCGCTCTGGAAGGATGGCAAACCCGCCTTTTATGACGAGACGGACGAGCTGGGCATGTCCGAGCTGATGAGGCACTATATGGCGGGTATGCTGAAATACGCACCGGACTACACCTATTTTCTGGCCCCCTATATCAACAGCTACAAACGGTTCATGAAGGGCAGCTTTGCCCCGACCCGGATCATTTGGTCGGTCGACAACCGCACCGCCGGGTTCCGGCTCTGTGGCGTAGGCAGCAAAGCCATTCGGGTCGAGTGCCGGGTTGGTGGCTCAGATCTTAACCCCTATCTGGCGATGGCCGCGCAGTTGGCTGCCGGGATCGCAGGTATTGAGGAAAAGCTGGAACTGGCCCCGCCCACCATTGGCGACGCTTACAAAGGCGACACCGGTATGATTCCAGCGACCCTGCGTGAATCACGCGATGCCTTGCACCAGTCCAAGCTGCTGCGTAACGCCTTTGGCGATGCAGTCGTAGATCACTATGCCCGCGCCGCTGAAGTCGAAATCGAAGATTTCGAACGTGCGGTCACCGACTACGAAATCGCCCGCGGGTTCGAGCGCGCCTAA
- a CDS encoding MurR/RpiR family transcriptional regulator: protein MTKPPATVRELIREQYASLTQAERKFANALLANYPAAGLASITIVAANAEVSTPTVARMVQKLGFKGYPQFHQALLKELEAKGSGPTQRRANWASEAPEGHLLNRFAQAVTDNLSQTFSNVDSEQFDAAVRQLANTEGRLYVVGGRITRALADYAFTHFQAIRQRVTHMTSSSATWPHYVLDMVEGDTLLMFDVRRYETNLQRLAELASERGVKVILITDQWSSPIGSVAAHTFNCWVEIPSAWDSNISTMMLLEAMISAAQEERWDETRARYEKLDTIFDTTRLFRKFT from the coding sequence GTGACAAAACCGCCCGCCACCGTGCGAGAACTCATCCGAGAGCAATATGCGAGTCTGACGCAGGCCGAACGCAAGTTTGCCAATGCATTGCTGGCGAATTATCCGGCGGCGGGTCTGGCCTCAATCACCATCGTTGCCGCCAATGCTGAGGTCTCGACACCGACGGTGGCCCGAATGGTGCAGAAACTGGGGTTCAAAGGATATCCGCAGTTTCATCAGGCGTTGCTGAAAGAACTTGAGGCGAAAGGGTCTGGACCAACCCAGCGTCGGGCGAACTGGGCGTCAGAAGCGCCAGAAGGGCATCTTCTGAACAGATTTGCACAGGCGGTAACTGACAACCTCAGTCAGACCTTTTCCAATGTGGATTCAGAACAGTTCGATGCGGCCGTACGCCAGCTGGCGAATACCGAAGGGCGGCTATACGTCGTCGGTGGGCGCATCACACGGGCATTGGCTGACTATGCGTTCACCCATTTCCAGGCGATACGGCAGCGGGTGACACATATGACGTCCTCGTCCGCGACCTGGCCGCATTATGTGTTAGACATGGTGGAAGGGGACACATTGTTGATGTTCGATGTCCGCCGATATGAAACCAATCTACAACGTCTGGCTGAACTGGCGTCGGAACGGGGGGTGAAGGTCATCCTGATCACCGATCAGTGGTCCAGCCCGATCGGCTCGGTTGCGGCACATACGTTCAATTGTTGGGTTGAAATCCCATCAGCCTGGGATTCCAATATTTCAACAATGATGCTGCTGGAGGCGATGATCTCCGCCGCGCAGGAAGAGCGATGGGACGAGACCCGCGCGCGCTACGAAAAGTTGGACACGATTTTTGACACCACACGCCTATTTCGAAAGTTTACTTGA
- a CDS encoding aldehyde dehydrogenase family protein, which yields MGQTLKCISPIDGSVYAERETLSPDAAFEAAGKARTAQTAWTARPLQERIDLVMAGVAAIGTMNDEIVPELAHMMGRPVRYGGEFGGFNERASHMAKIASDSLRDISVGEDESFKRYIKRVPHGVVLVVAPWNYPYMTAINTVAPALIAGNTVVLKHATQTLLVGERMAQAFQSVGVPADVFQNAFLDHDTTSDLIAKNAFDFVNFTGSVGGGQAMERAAAGTFTGVGTELGGKDPGYVMEDADVDAAVDTLIDGAMFNAGQCCCGIERIYVHESLYEAFVEKAIAIVKGYKLGNPLEQDTTMGPMANVRFAKEVRDQIAEAVEAGAVAHIAPMPADDGGAYLTPQILTNVTHDMRVMRDESFGPVVGIMKVSSDEEAIALMNDSEFGLTASLWTADLDRAQTVGDQIETGTVFMNRADYLDPGLCWTGCKNTGRGGGLSVIGYHNLTRPKSYHLKKVTG from the coding sequence ATGGGCCAGACCCTGAAATGTATCTCGCCGATCGACGGATCGGTCTATGCAGAGCGAGAGACACTGTCACCCGATGCAGCCTTTGAGGCGGCAGGCAAGGCTCGTACCGCGCAAACCGCATGGACGGCGCGCCCCTTGCAGGAGCGGATTGACCTCGTCATGGCCGGTGTTGCAGCGATCGGTACGATGAACGACGAGATCGTGCCCGAGCTGGCCCATATGATGGGCCGTCCCGTGCGTTACGGTGGTGAATTCGGCGGTTTCAACGAACGCGCCAGCCATATGGCAAAGATCGCCAGCGACTCTCTTCGCGATATCTCCGTGGGCGAAGATGAGAGTTTCAAACGCTATATCAAGCGCGTGCCTCATGGGGTTGTGTTGGTTGTGGCCCCTTGGAACTATCCCTATATGACGGCAATCAACACGGTGGCTCCGGCGCTGATCGCGGGCAACACCGTGGTACTGAAACATGCAACCCAGACACTGTTGGTTGGTGAACGCATGGCGCAGGCCTTCCAATCTGTCGGCGTTCCAGCAGATGTGTTCCAAAACGCGTTCCTCGACCATGACACGACATCAGATCTGATCGCCAAAAACGCGTTTGATTTTGTGAACTTCACCGGCTCCGTCGGTGGCGGTCAGGCGATGGAGCGTGCCGCCGCAGGCACCTTTACCGGTGTTGGCACCGAACTTGGCGGCAAGGATCCGGGTTATGTCATGGAAGACGCTGACGTGGATGCAGCAGTCGATACTCTGATTGACGGCGCGATGTTCAACGCAGGCCAGTGCTGCTGCGGAATTGAGCGGATCTACGTGCACGAAAGCCTCTATGAGGCTTTTGTGGAGAAAGCGATTGCCATCGTCAAAGGCTACAAGCTGGGCAACCCCCTTGAGCAGGACACAACCATGGGTCCGATGGCCAACGTCCGCTTTGCGAAGGAGGTCCGCGACCAGATCGCCGAAGCCGTCGAGGCAGGCGCCGTGGCACATATCGCGCCGATGCCTGCGGATGACGGTGGTGCCTACCTGACACCGCAGATCCTGACCAATGTCACACATGACATGCGGGTCATGCGCGACGAAAGCTTTGGCCCCGTCGTCGGCATCATGAAGGTTTCGTCGGATGAAGAGGCCATTGCCCTGATGAATGACAGCGAATTTGGTCTGACGGCCTCTCTCTGGACCGCCGACCTGGACCGTGCTCAGACTGTTGGTGATCAGATTGAAACCGGCACCGTGTTCATGAACCGAGCCGATTACCTTGATCCGGGTCTGTGCTGGACTGGCTGCAAGAACACTGGTCGCGGTGGCGGTCTGTCGGTCATTGGGTACCACAATCTGACCCGCCCGAAATCCTACCACCTGAAGAAGGTGACCGGCTAA